The Vibrio navarrensis genome has a segment encoding these proteins:
- the hutC gene encoding histidine utilization repressor, with protein MSSPIYMQIKQFIVQKIDSGVWHIGFKIPTELALTEQFGVSRMTVNKAIRDLVNEGRLQRRPRLGTFVCEPTEKAESPLLDIRNIAEEVSNRGKAYRSKVLRQQALKADDTIATKLGVMLGTQVFYSEIIHYEDKEPIQLELRWVNSSYAPNYLQQDFTQITPNQYLSESCPLSAMEHTVEAIIPDARVRQELNMKVSEPCLLLNRRTWSDDRLVSTALLYHPGNRYKLSSKILL; from the coding sequence ATGTCATCGCCAATTTATATGCAAATCAAACAGTTTATTGTGCAGAAAATCGACAGCGGTGTGTGGCATATCGGCTTCAAAATTCCCACTGAGCTGGCACTGACAGAGCAATTTGGCGTCAGCCGCATGACGGTTAACAAAGCAATCCGCGATTTGGTCAATGAAGGACGACTGCAGCGTCGGCCACGTTTAGGCACTTTTGTCTGCGAGCCGACGGAAAAAGCCGAATCGCCGTTGCTGGATATTCGCAATATTGCCGAGGAAGTGAGTAATCGTGGCAAAGCGTACCGCAGCAAAGTGCTTCGCCAACAAGCTTTGAAAGCGGACGATACAATTGCGACCAAATTGGGCGTAATGCTAGGCACGCAAGTGTTTTACAGTGAGATCATCCACTACGAAGACAAAGAGCCGATCCAACTTGAGCTGCGCTGGGTCAATAGCAGCTATGCGCCCAATTACTTGCAGCAGGATTTCACACAGATAACGCCGAACCAGTATTTATCGGAAAGCTGCCCGCTGAGCGCGATGGAACACACGGTAGAGGCGATCATTCCCGATGCGCGCGTACGTCAAGAACTCAATATGAAAGTGAGCGAACCTTGTTTGCTGCTCAACCGACGCACATGGAGCGACGACCGACTCGTCAGTACTGCCCTGCTCTATCACCCTGGTAACCGCTACAAGCTAAGTTCCAAGATTCTGCTTTGA
- the thrS gene encoding threonine--tRNA ligase, whose translation MPIITLPDGSQRHFDNPVSTMEVAQSIGPGLAKATIAGRVNGQRVDACDLIESDASLEIITTKDEVDGLEIVRHSCAHLLGHALKQLYPNAKMAIGPTIDSGFYYDIDLEESLTQDDLEKIEARMKDLAKTKYQVIKKKVSWQEARDTFEARGETYKMEILDENVSRDDRPGLYHHEEYIDMCRGPHVPNMGFCQHFTLLNVAGAYWRGNSDNKMLQRIYGTAFHDKKALKDHLTRLEEAAKRDHRKIGKQLDLFHMQQEAPGMVFWHHNGWSIFRDLEVFIRAKLNEYGYQEVKGPLMMDRVLWERSGHWDKYADAMFTTSSENREYAIKPMNCPGHVQIFNQGLKSYRDLPLRMAEFGSCHRNEPSGALHGIMRVRGFTQDDAHIFCTESQIQEEVTNCIKMVYDTYQTFGFDNIVVKLSTRPEQRVGSDEIWDQSEEALKLALESMEIPYEIQEGEGAFYGPKIEFTLYDCLDRAWQCGTVQLDFNLPSRLGATYVGENNERLIPVMIHRAILGSLERFIGILIEEYAGFFPTWLAPEQAVIMNITDKQADYVQEVAQKLQKCGIRAKADLRNEKIGFKIREHTLKRVPFMLVCGDQEMEAGEIAVRTRKGNDLGKFKVDDFISYIQDQISSRKLNLEE comes from the coding sequence ATGCCAATTATTACTCTTCCTGACGGCAGTCAGCGTCATTTTGATAACCCAGTTTCTACCATGGAAGTTGCGCAATCGATCGGTCCTGGTCTTGCGAAAGCGACCATTGCAGGTCGTGTCAACGGTCAACGTGTGGATGCGTGCGATCTGATCGAAAGCGATGCCAGTCTTGAAATCATCACCACAAAAGATGAAGTGGATGGTCTTGAGATTGTGCGCCACTCTTGTGCGCACCTTTTGGGGCACGCGCTTAAGCAGCTTTATCCAAATGCGAAAATGGCGATCGGTCCGACCATCGACAGTGGCTTCTACTACGATATTGATCTTGAAGAGTCGTTAACACAAGACGATCTAGAAAAGATCGAAGCTCGCATGAAAGATCTGGCGAAAACCAAATATCAGGTTATCAAGAAGAAAGTCAGTTGGCAGGAAGCGCGTGATACGTTTGAAGCGCGCGGCGAAACCTACAAGATGGAAATTTTGGACGAGAATGTCTCTCGTGACGATCGTCCCGGTTTGTACCATCATGAAGAATACATCGACATGTGTCGTGGTCCGCACGTCCCTAATATGGGCTTTTGCCAACACTTCACTTTGTTGAATGTGGCTGGTGCGTACTGGCGTGGTAACAGCGACAACAAGATGCTGCAACGTATCTACGGTACGGCTTTCCACGACAAGAAAGCGCTGAAAGACCACCTGACTCGCCTTGAAGAAGCGGCAAAACGTGACCACCGTAAGATCGGTAAGCAACTTGATCTGTTCCACATGCAGCAAGAAGCACCGGGCATGGTGTTCTGGCATCACAACGGCTGGTCAATTTTCCGCGACTTGGAAGTGTTCATTCGCGCCAAGCTAAACGAATATGGCTATCAAGAAGTGAAAGGCCCATTGATGATGGACCGTGTATTGTGGGAGCGTTCTGGTCACTGGGACAAATACGCTGACGCGATGTTCACGACTTCTTCTGAAAACCGTGAGTATGCGATTAAGCCGATGAACTGTCCGGGTCACGTGCAGATCTTCAACCAAGGTTTGAAGTCGTACCGCGATCTACCACTGCGTATGGCGGAGTTTGGCTCTTGTCATCGTAACGAGCCTTCTGGTGCACTGCATGGCATTATGCGTGTTCGTGGCTTTACTCAAGACGATGCGCACATTTTCTGTACAGAAAGTCAAATTCAAGAAGAAGTGACCAACTGTATCAAGATGGTGTATGACACTTACCAAACTTTTGGTTTCGATAACATCGTCGTGAAACTCTCTACTCGCCCAGAACAACGTGTTGGTAGCGATGAAATTTGGGATCAGTCAGAAGAAGCATTGAAACTGGCTTTGGAGTCGATGGAGATTCCATACGAAATCCAAGAAGGTGAAGGGGCGTTTTACGGCCCGAAAATCGAATTCACGCTGTATGACTGCCTAGATCGTGCTTGGCAATGTGGTACCGTGCAGCTCGACTTCAACCTGCCGTCTCGTCTTGGTGCAACTTACGTTGGTGAAAACAACGAACGCCTTATCCCGGTTATGATTCACCGTGCGATTTTGGGTTCACTTGAGCGTTTCATCGGTATTTTGATCGAAGAATACGCGGGTTTCTTCCCAACTTGGCTGGCGCCAGAGCAAGCAGTGATTATGAACATCACTGACAAACAGGCTGATTATGTTCAGGAAGTTGCTCAAAAACTACAAAAATGTGGAATTAGAGCAAAAGCGGACTTGAGAAATGAAAAGATTGGCTTTAAAATCCGCGAACACACTTTGAAGCGCGTGCCATTTATGCTGGTTTGCGGCGACCAAGAAATGGAAGCTGGCGAAATCGCAGTGCGTACTCGTAAAGGTAATGATTTAGGTAAATTTAAGGTGGATGACTTCATTTCTTACATCCAAGACCAAATCAGTAGCCGTAAGCTCAATCTGGAGGAATAA
- a CDS encoding sporulation protein, whose translation MFKKLKASLGIGSAKVDTILDQMSVYQGETLKGYVHIKGGDVEQQIDAIIIKLNTEVKVESEESVSYQTFTLDKLAAVEPFVIQANEEKQVPFEMKLHDETPITAVNALKNQCHVWLETTLDIGFAIDPRDRDFIEVKPLPVVSKVIDAIVQAGFTMVKADVEKGQLRGQSFSSRSGCYQELEFRSNGFIGSKEIELSFILDGQRVHCLAEIDRSLSFSGDQYRSFTLPLDASAAQIAQALAPTLNL comes from the coding sequence ATGTTTAAAAAACTTAAGGCGTCATTGGGAATTGGTTCAGCCAAGGTGGATACGATTCTCGACCAAATGAGTGTGTATCAAGGTGAAACACTCAAAGGCTACGTTCACATTAAGGGCGGCGATGTGGAACAGCAGATCGACGCCATCATCATCAAGCTCAATACCGAAGTCAAAGTAGAGAGCGAAGAGAGTGTCAGCTACCAAACGTTCACACTGGACAAATTGGCTGCCGTTGAGCCATTCGTAATTCAAGCGAATGAAGAAAAACAAGTGCCGTTTGAGATGAAATTGCATGACGAAACCCCGATCACCGCGGTCAATGCACTGAAAAACCAGTGCCATGTTTGGTTGGAAACGACATTGGATATTGGCTTTGCCATCGATCCCCGTGACCGAGATTTTATCGAAGTAAAACCACTGCCCGTAGTGAGCAAGGTCATCGACGCTATTGTTCAGGCGGGGTTCACTATGGTGAAAGCGGACGTCGAAAAGGGGCAGTTGCGTGGACAGAGTTTTTCTTCTCGCTCCGGCTGCTATCAAGAGCTTGAGTTTCGCAGTAACGGCTTTATCGGCAGTAAAGAGATCGAACTGTCGTTTATTTTGGACGGGCAGCGAGTCCATTGCTTGGCGGAAATTGATCGCTCATTGAGCTTTTCTGGCGATCAATATCGTTCCTTTACCCTGCCGTTAGATGCGTCCGCCGCGCAAATTGCTCAAGCGCTTGCGCCGACGTTGAATCTGTAG
- the hutI gene encoding imidazolonepropionase, with protein sequence MDLLLTNARLVTMLDGDTGYHPTDPLTIGIQDGLIAYVGADTTELHASQRINLESRLVTPGLIDCHTHLVYAGNRANEFEMRLNGVPYQQIAQQGGGILSTVQATRLASIDTLIEQSLPRLDGLLASGVTSVEVKSGYGLTLAEEIKMLRAAKELQRHRKIKVTTTLLAAHALPPEYAGRADEYIEFICQEIIPTVAQEQLASSVDVFCESIGFNLAQTEKVFRCALEHGLHIKGHTEQLSNLGGSALTAKYQGLSADHIEYLDEAGVVALAASSTVATLLPGAFYFLREQQQPPIDLLRQHQVPMAIATDVNPGTSPFADLTLMMNMACTLFRLTPQEALRGVTQHAAQALGYQGKRGQIGLGLEADLAIWDIEHPADLSYQVGAKRLHARVVDGDYQQHKGVL encoded by the coding sequence ATGGATCTGCTGCTCACCAATGCTCGCCTCGTCACCATGCTTGACGGAGATACGGGTTACCATCCGACTGACCCGCTCACCATTGGTATTCAAGATGGGTTGATCGCGTATGTGGGTGCGGACACCACTGAGCTCCATGCAAGCCAACGTATCAATCTGGAAAGCCGTCTTGTCACTCCCGGCCTGATTGACTGCCACACCCATCTTGTATACGCCGGAAATCGCGCGAATGAATTTGAGATGCGCCTAAACGGGGTGCCATATCAGCAGATCGCCCAGCAAGGCGGCGGAATCCTTTCTACGGTACAAGCCACACGTTTGGCGAGCATCGACACCTTGATTGAGCAAAGTCTACCAAGATTGGATGGGCTGCTTGCCAGCGGTGTCACATCCGTAGAAGTAAAATCGGGCTATGGGCTGACCTTGGCTGAAGAGATCAAAATGCTGCGAGCCGCGAAGGAGTTACAACGTCACCGAAAAATTAAGGTCACGACGACTCTCTTGGCCGCGCACGCCCTTCCTCCCGAATACGCTGGCAGAGCGGATGAGTATATCGAGTTCATTTGCCAAGAGATCATTCCAACGGTTGCACAAGAGCAACTGGCTTCGAGTGTGGATGTGTTTTGTGAGTCGATCGGCTTTAACCTCGCGCAAACGGAGAAGGTGTTTCGCTGCGCCCTTGAGCATGGTCTGCACATCAAAGGCCACACCGAACAGTTATCTAACCTTGGTGGTAGTGCATTAACTGCCAAGTACCAAGGGCTGTCCGCCGATCATATTGAATACCTAGATGAAGCAGGCGTTGTCGCGTTAGCCGCTTCATCCACAGTCGCCACACTGCTGCCCGGCGCTTTCTATTTCTTACGTGAACAGCAACAGCCGCCGATTGATCTCTTGCGCCAGCATCAAGTACCCATGGCAATTGCCACCGACGTCAACCCAGGCACTTCCCCTTTTGCCGATTTGACCTTGATGATGAACATGGCGTGCACGCTGTTCAGACTCACGCCACAAGAGGCGCTGCGCGGCGTCACTCAACATGCGGCGCAAGCGCTAGGCTATCAAGGAAAACGTGGGCAAATCGGTCTTGGTTTGGAAGCCGATCTGGCGATTTGGGATATCGAGCACCCCGCTGATCTAAGTTATCAAGTCGGTGCAAAACGCCTGCATGCCCGCGTGGTTGATGGCGATTACCAACAGCACAAAGGAGTGTTGTGA
- the hutG gene encoding formimidoylglutamase: MKSPLNLTNEFPWQGRHDAEDGALGKRVHHVIRHVDYAAIDPLSRAVALLGFACDAGVARNKGRIGAKKSPDLIRRALANLAWHSDAPLYDLGTVVCEDDQLESSQQQCAEVISQALAHCPVIILGGGHEVAWASFQGLAGYLQNHQPQSKPKIGIINFDAHFDLRAFHSQQAEVKPSSGTPFNQIQHFCQQSGWDFHYACLGVSRASNTKALFERADQLNVWYVEDKDLGVLNLDYHLTELQHFIDGCDYLYLTIDLDVFPAATAPGVSAPAARGVSYDYLAPFLERILSHYPKLMLADIAEYNPTYDIDSQTARLAARLCWDIANAMNNKF, encoded by the coding sequence ATGAAAAGTCCGCTTAATCTCACCAACGAGTTTCCTTGGCAAGGCCGACACGATGCCGAGGATGGTGCGCTGGGTAAACGCGTCCATCATGTCATTCGTCATGTCGATTATGCTGCCATCGACCCGCTTTCACGTGCCGTTGCCCTGCTGGGTTTCGCCTGCGATGCGGGTGTGGCGCGTAACAAGGGTCGTATCGGGGCGAAAAAATCCCCCGATTTGATCCGCCGTGCGTTAGCCAATCTGGCTTGGCACAGCGATGCGCCGCTCTACGACCTCGGCACTGTGGTGTGTGAGGATGACCAACTCGAAAGCAGTCAGCAGCAATGTGCAGAGGTTATCAGTCAAGCGCTCGCCCACTGCCCGGTCATTATCCTAGGCGGCGGACATGAAGTCGCGTGGGCTTCATTCCAAGGCTTAGCGGGTTATCTGCAAAATCATCAGCCGCAGAGTAAGCCCAAAATTGGCATCATCAACTTCGACGCACATTTCGACCTGCGCGCGTTTCACAGCCAACAGGCTGAAGTTAAGCCAAGCTCAGGCACACCATTTAATCAGATCCAGCACTTTTGCCAGCAGTCGGGATGGGATTTCCATTACGCGTGCCTTGGGGTAAGCCGTGCGAGCAATACCAAAGCGCTCTTTGAACGCGCGGATCAACTCAATGTTTGGTATGTGGAAGATAAAGATCTCGGGGTACTCAATCTCGACTATCACCTGACAGAACTGCAGCACTTCATCGATGGTTGTGATTACCTCTACTTAACCATCGACCTCGATGTTTTCCCGGCAGCAACCGCACCGGGCGTCAGTGCGCCAGCCGCCAGAGGCGTGAGCTATGACTACTTGGCTCCGTTTCTTGAACGCATTCTCAGCCATTATCCCAAGCTGATGCTGGCAGACATCGCGGAATACAACCCAACCTATGATATAGACAGCCAAACCGCCCGTTTGGCCGCCAGATTGTGCTGGGACATCGCCAACGCAATGAATAACAAGTTTTAG
- the rplT gene encoding 50S ribosomal protein L20: MPRVKRGVQARARHKKVLKQAKGYYGARSRVYRVAFQAVTKAGQYAYRDRRAKKRQFRQLWIARINAASRQNGLSYSRFINGLKKASIEIDRKILADIAVFDKAAFAVLVEKAKAAL, from the coding sequence ATGCCTCGCGTAAAACGTGGTGTACAAGCTCGTGCACGTCATAAGAAAGTTCTGAAACAAGCTAAAGGTTACTACGGTGCACGTTCTCGTGTTTACCGCGTAGCTTTCCAAGCAGTTACTAAAGCTGGTCAATACGCTTACCGTGACCGTCGCGCTAAGAAACGTCAATTCCGTCAACTATGGATTGCACGTATCAACGCAGCATCTCGTCAAAATGGTCTATCTTACAGCCGTTTCATCAACGGTCTTAAGAAAGCTTCTATCGAGATCGATCGTAAGATCCTGGCCGACATCGCAGTATTCGACAAAGCAGCATTTGCTGTTCTCGTTGAAAAAGCGAAAGCTGCTCTTTAA
- the infC gene encoding translation initiation factor IF-3, producing the protein MKGGRRGQVPVKQNQHRLNGEIRGVREVRLTGADGESVGIVSIQEALAAADEAGMDLVEISPNAEPPVCRVMDYGKFLFEKSKATKEQKKKQKQIQIKELKFRPGTDIGDYQVKLRNLVRFLEEGNKVKVTIRFRGREMAHQEIGVDVLNRLKEDTVDIAVVESFPTKIEGRQMIMVLAPKKK; encoded by the coding sequence ATTAAAGGCGGAAGACGTGGCCAAGTTCCGGTCAAACAAAACCAGCACCGTTTAAACGGTGAAATTCGTGGCGTTCGTGAAGTTCGTTTAACAGGCGCTGACGGTGAATCTGTCGGTATCGTATCGATCCAAGAAGCATTAGCAGCAGCCGATGAAGCTGGTATGGATCTCGTAGAGATCAGCCCTAACGCCGAGCCACCAGTCTGTCGAGTGATGGACTATGGCAAGTTCCTCTTTGAGAAGAGCAAAGCTACTAAAGAGCAAAAGAAGAAGCAAAAACAGATTCAGATCAAGGAACTTAAATTCCGTCCTGGAACTGATATCGGAGACTACCAGGTAAAACTACGCAACCTGGTGCGTTTCCTTGAGGAAGGCAACAAAGTGAAAGTAACTATTCGCTTTCGTGGCCGCGAGATGGCTCACCAAGAGATCGGTGTTGACGTTCTGAATCGTCTGAAAGAAGACACAGTAGATATCGCTGTTGTGGAATCTTTCCCGACGAAGATTGAAGGTCGCCAGATGATCATGGTGTTGGCCCCTAAAAAGAAGTAA
- the rpmI gene encoding 50S ribosomal protein L35, producing MPKMKTNKGAAKRFKKTAGGFKFKHATKRHILTKRTTKNKRQLRPNAILPKCEVAGIVRCLPYA from the coding sequence ATGCCTAAGATGAAAACCAACAAAGGTGCTGCTAAGCGTTTCAAGAAAACTGCTGGTGGTTTTAAGTTCAAACACGCTACCAAACGTCACATCCTGACTAAGCGTACTACTAAGAACAAACGTCAACTACGTCCAAACGCAATTCTTCCTAAATGTGAAGTTGCGGGTATCGTTCGTTGTCTGCCATACGCTTAA
- the hutU gene encoding urocanate hydratase: MTQRHDPRLDTSRTIRAPHGTTLRAKSWLTEAPLRMLMNNLDPDVAEHPHALVVYGGIGRAARNWECFDKIVEVLERLEEDQTLVVQSGKPVGVFPTHKNAPRVLIANSNLVPHWANWEHFNELDKKGLMMYGQMTAGSWIYIGSQGIVQGTYETFVAVAKKHFSGDAKGRWVLTGGLGGMGGAQPLAATMAGFSMIAVECDESRIDYRLRTGYVDKKATSLDEALAMIKETDKPISVGLLGNAADLFAELVERNITPDVVTDQTSAHDPLNGYLPQGWSMAHAAEMRLQDEAAVVKAAKQSMAVQVRAMLDLQARGAATLDYGNNIRQMALEEGVENAFDFPGFVPAYIRPLFCEGIGPFRWAALSGDPEDIYKTDQKVKELIPDNPHLHNWLDMARERIQFQGLPARICWVGLKDRERLGQAFNEMVKNGELKAPIVIGRDHLDSGSVASPNRETEGMMDGSDAVSDWPLLNALLNTAGGATWVSLHHGGGVGMGFSQHSGMVICCDGSDDASARIARVLHNDPATGVMRHADAGYDIAKKCAAEQGLDLPMLNEELRKLK; the protein is encoded by the coding sequence ATGACACAAAGACACGATCCTCGCCTTGACACCAGCAGAACCATTCGCGCCCCACACGGTACGACTCTGCGTGCCAAATCCTGGCTCACTGAAGCGCCACTTCGCATGCTGATGAACAACCTCGACCCTGATGTGGCCGAGCACCCACACGCACTGGTGGTCTATGGCGGCATTGGCCGAGCCGCTCGTAACTGGGAATGTTTCGATAAAATTGTTGAAGTGCTGGAGCGCTTGGAAGAAGACCAAACGCTGGTGGTGCAATCGGGTAAGCCTGTGGGCGTTTTCCCCACCCACAAAAACGCACCACGCGTTCTGATTGCCAACTCAAACTTGGTGCCACATTGGGCTAACTGGGAGCACTTCAACGAGCTCGATAAAAAAGGTTTGATGATGTACGGCCAGATGACGGCCGGCAGTTGGATTTACATCGGCTCACAAGGCATAGTGCAAGGCACCTACGAAACGTTTGTTGCCGTGGCGAAGAAGCATTTTTCAGGTGATGCCAAAGGGCGCTGGGTTCTAACTGGTGGCCTTGGTGGCATGGGAGGCGCGCAGCCTCTGGCAGCGACAATGGCTGGCTTTTCTATGATTGCGGTTGAGTGTGACGAATCACGCATCGACTACCGCCTACGCACTGGTTACGTAGACAAAAAAGCCACGTCGCTTGACGAAGCCTTGGCGATGATCAAAGAAACCGATAAACCGATTTCGGTTGGCTTGCTGGGTAACGCCGCCGACCTCTTCGCTGAGCTGGTTGAGCGCAACATCACCCCAGATGTGGTCACCGACCAAACTTCGGCGCACGATCCGCTTAACGGTTATCTTCCGCAAGGTTGGAGCATGGCACACGCCGCCGAAATGCGTCTGCAAGATGAAGCTGCGGTTGTCAAAGCAGCAAAACAGTCGATGGCGGTTCAAGTCCGCGCCATGCTCGATCTGCAAGCTCGCGGCGCTGCGACGCTCGACTACGGCAATAACATTCGTCAAATGGCGTTGGAAGAAGGGGTAGAAAACGCCTTTGATTTTCCGGGCTTTGTACCCGCGTATATTCGTCCGCTTTTCTGTGAAGGAATTGGTCCATTCCGCTGGGCGGCCCTTTCTGGTGATCCGGAAGATATTTACAAAACCGATCAAAAAGTCAAAGAACTGATCCCAGATAACCCTCATCTGCACAACTGGCTCGACATGGCACGTGAGCGCATTCAGTTCCAAGGCTTACCAGCACGGATCTGCTGGGTCGGCTTGAAAGATCGCGAACGTTTGGGTCAAGCGTTCAACGAAATGGTTAAAAATGGTGAATTAAAAGCACCGATTGTGATTGGTCGCGACCATCTCGACTCGGGTTCTGTCGCCAGTCCGAACCGTGAAACAGAAGGCATGATGGATGGATCAGACGCGGTTTCTGATTGGCCACTGCTCAATGCCCTGCTGAACACTGCGGGCGGCGCGACTTGGGTTTCGCTGCATCACGGTGGCGGCGTGGGAATGGGCTTCTCACAACACTCCGGTATGGTGATCTGCTGTGATGGTAGCGATGATGCGTCTGCGCGTATTGCTCGCGTGCTGCACAATGACCCAGCCACTGGTGTGATGCGCCATGCCGATGCCGGTTACGACATCGCCAAAAAATGTGCTGCCGAGCAAGGGCTTGATCTGCCCATGCTTAACGAAGAATTGCGCAAGTTGAAGTAA
- a CDS encoding tyrosine-type recombinase/integrase, with amino-acid sequence MMKLPEGVEVRGNSIRIRFTYKEIRCGETLKGWEVTKSNIKKAGQLRAVILSEINDGTFNYIRRFPNSKKAKELSSPSTLVSEMTVQQLLDTYYEFKVKKLSSQTQYVIKGTIERCKMLLENTKVKDFNHIHALEFQKFLVEKPTIRGKARSPKTTNNHTKLMRRAFDLAVKSKFIDSNPFADLQLVRNKPSEPDPLERDEFEKLLKATPNERWANMFTVAVYTGLRTGELCALAWEDIDLEKGIINVRRNIGVKRVFTTPKTHRSTRTVHLLKPALEALRSQMKYTYSLTAKDIEVEVKNTSEVRRESVRFVFVPMNCLQKTELTYKTTTYNRLWTRRLKAAGIRHRCSYQSRHTYACWLISNNANLSFIAEQMGHVGTSMLERVYGRFMKSHASNQIDILNKVISNWPTSAPSENSIE; translated from the coding sequence ATGATGAAGCTTCCAGAAGGCGTTGAAGTACGCGGAAACTCGATTCGTATCCGCTTTACTTACAAAGAAATCCGATGTGGTGAAACGCTGAAGGGCTGGGAAGTTACTAAGAGTAACATTAAAAAAGCTGGGCAATTGCGAGCCGTTATTCTATCGGAAATCAATGACGGCACATTTAATTACATTCGCAGATTTCCAAACTCAAAAAAAGCAAAAGAACTGTCCTCCCCTAGCACCCTAGTATCAGAAATGACCGTACAGCAGCTACTAGATACATATTACGAATTCAAAGTAAAAAAACTCTCATCCCAGACTCAATACGTAATAAAAGGGACCATTGAACGCTGTAAAATGTTACTAGAAAACACAAAAGTAAAGGATTTCAACCACATACATGCATTGGAGTTTCAGAAGTTTCTAGTAGAGAAACCGACTATTCGTGGTAAAGCACGAAGCCCAAAGACAACAAACAACCACACTAAGCTTATGCGAAGAGCATTCGATTTAGCCGTCAAATCTAAATTTATTGACTCCAATCCATTCGCAGATCTTCAACTTGTTAGAAACAAGCCATCTGAACCTGACCCGTTAGAGCGAGATGAGTTTGAAAAATTACTTAAAGCAACACCTAATGAACGATGGGCAAACATGTTTACCGTCGCAGTTTACACTGGTCTACGAACCGGGGAACTATGTGCCTTAGCGTGGGAGGACATTGATCTAGAAAAAGGCATCATCAACGTTAGGCGCAACATTGGAGTAAAAAGAGTATTTACAACCCCCAAAACTCACCGCTCGACTAGGACTGTACATTTGCTAAAGCCAGCCTTAGAGGCTCTACGCTCACAGATGAAATATACCTACTCGCTTACTGCGAAAGATATTGAAGTTGAGGTAAAGAATACCAGTGAAGTTCGTCGCGAATCTGTGAGATTTGTATTTGTTCCTATGAATTGTTTGCAGAAGACCGAACTAACCTACAAGACAACCACCTACAATCGTTTGTGGACTCGCAGGTTGAAGGCAGCGGGCATTCGCCACAGATGCTCCTACCAATCACGCCACACCTACGCATGTTGGTTGATAAGCAACAATGCAAACCTATCATTTATAGCAGAGCAAATGGGGCACGTAGGAACGTCTATGCTAGAAAGAGTATATGGCCGATTTATGAAGTCACATGCTAGCAATCAAATAGACATTTTGAATAAAGTAATTTCCAATTGGCCCACCAGTGCCCCATCAGAAAATTCTATCGAATAG